A window of Juglans regia cultivar Chandler chromosome 7, Walnut 2.0, whole genome shotgun sequence contains these coding sequences:
- the LOC109013891 gene encoding probable receptor-like protein kinase At2g23200 isoform X1, which produces MEVLSSHKLLFRLYLLLPLHITSLLLLSSAYSPPDNYFINCGAHSSTTVDTRVFVGDRAFLVGKGETVKNSNSSASSSPLYQTAKIFKHPSLYRFDINQDGTYIVRLHFFVFLSHTELSVARFNVSVSGLSLLTNYSFRNVTISSPKIEEFLVTIPKGEFKIYFMPYETSSAFVNAIEVFLGPESFIPDKASHITSQGAKSNYSGLSSKVLHKVHRIDVGGSTSKLDELWRNWDPDDDYLQSPESETYDQYKGETPYYEPERINEYIAPAFVYQTARQFKDSNSNSSLPKITWSFRVNKNSNNFLRVHFSDIVSATPNDLWFNLYINRNFSKEINPYSITDQRMGAVPFYIDFVVDSDGLGFVNASISRVEDSRIHNAFLNGLEILEVVKESGFLPPEIELGKKKLSPAKIVPACSGAFFILVILVALGLKFRKPGHDKILGVHLYGGFSSDSRLTQSGPNASLAPSLNLSLRVPFSEIQRATKNFNEKLLIGEGGFGKVYKGTLGDDRKVDRKVAVKRSDPRHGQGLEEFQTEIMVLSQIRHRHLVSLIGYCDERHEMILVYEFMKNGTLRDHLYHSDDNSEKSISRSELSWEQRLEICIGAAKGLHYLHTGPAGGIIHRDVKSTNILLDEHYVAKVGDFGLSKSGLPDLENFTMDVKGSFGYLDPEYLTTLQLTDKSDVYSFGVVLLEVLCARPAIIQSSQLDEVNLAEWGMLWQKRGQLEKIIDPVLVGNIKPSSLRIFGDTAKKCLKQSRIERPTMQDVLYDLSYALRLQEIGMPREPFEDSTTTTITSLELQFPVVLNFPVHEDDDAPIVGDDSSDIEVSEV; this is translated from the coding sequence ATGGAAGTTCTTTCCTCCCATAAGCTTCTTTTCCGACTCTATCTTCTCTTACCTCTCCATATCACCTCACTTCTGCTTCTCTCTTCAGCTTACTCTCCTCCTGATAATTACTTCATCAACTGTGGAGCACACTCCAGCACCACTGTCGATACCCGAGTCTTCGTTGGCGACCGGGCTTTCTTAGTCGGAAAGGGAGAAACAGTAAAAAACAGCAACTCATCAGCAAGCAGTTCACCTCTCTATCAAACggcaaaaattttcaaacaccCCTCTTTATATAGGTTTGACATCAACCAGGATGGCACATACATTGTACGCCtccatttctttgttttcttgtcaCATACTGAACTGTCTGTTGCTCGGTTCAATGTTTCTGTTTCTGGGCTTTCACTTTTGACGAACTATAGCTTCCGAAACGTTACTATAAGTTCTCCAAAGATTGAGGAATTCTTGGTCACCATCCCAAAAGGTGAATTTAAAATCTACTTCATGCCCTACGAGACATCTTCGGCTTTCGTGAATGCCATAGAAGTCTTTCTTGGCCCCGAGAGCTTCATCCCCGATAAGGCCTCTCACATTACTTCTCAAGGAGCTAAGAGTAACTACAGTGGTTTGAGCTCCAAGGTTCTGCATAAAGTCCATAGGATCGACGTTGGGGGTTCTACGTCCAAGCTCGATGAGTTATGGAGGAATTGGGATCCAGATGATGATTACTTACAGAGCCCAGAAAGTGAAACGTATGATCAGTACAAAGGTGAAACGCCTTATTATGAACCCGAACGGATCAACGAGTATATTGCCCCAGCTTTTGTGTATCAGACAGCCAGACAATTTAAAGATAGTAACAGCAACTCCAGTTTACCAAAGATAACTTGGAGTTTTCGTGTCAATAAGAATTCTAACAACTTTCTTCGGGTCCATTTCTCCGACATAGTAAGTGCAACACCTAATGACTTGTGGTTCAATCTCTATATCAATAGAAATTTCAGTAAGGAGATCAATCCTTACAGTATAACTGATCAGAGGATGGGCGCTGTTCCATTTTACATCGATTTTGTGGTTGATTCCGATGGTTTGGGATTTGTGAATGCTAGTATCAGCCGAGTGGAGGACTCTCGGATACATAATGCCTTTTTGAATGGGCTGGAGATTCTGGAGGTAGTGAAGGAGTCGGGTTTCCTTCCTCCAGAAATTGAACTAGGAAAAAAGAAACTCTCCCCTGCTAAAATTGTTCCTGCATGTAGTGGGGCGTTTTTCATTTTGGTAATATTGGTGGCGTTGGGTTTGAAATTCAGGAAACCGGGGCATGATAAGATTTTAGGAGTGCATCTTTATGGAGGGTTTAGTTCGGACAGCAGGTTGACTCAAAGTGGTCCTAATGCTTCCCTTGCTCCTAGTCTAAACCTTAGTTTAAGGGTGCCTTTTTCTGAAATACAGCGTGCAACGAAGAACTTCAATGAAAAGCTATTGATTGGTGAGGGTGGATTCGGGAAAGTCTACAAAGGAACACTTGGAGATGATAGGAAAGTGGACAGGAAAGTGGCTGTGAAACGAAGTGATCCACGACATGGGCAGGGTCTGGAGGAATTCCAAACGGAGATCATGGTGTTGTCTCAGATTCGTCACCGCCATCTTGTTTCTCTGATTGGATATTGCGATGAACGGCATGAGATGATACTGGTTTACGAGTTCATGAAAAATGGGACTCTGAGAGATCACCTCTATCATTCAGATGACAACTCTGAGAAATCAATTTCACGGTCTGAATTGTCTTGGGAGCAAAGACTAGAAATATGCATTGGTGCGGCAAAGGGCTTGCACTATCTACACACTGGTCCGGCTGGAGGAATCATTCATCGTGATGTTAAGTCAACAAACATTCTTCTCGATGAACATTATGTGGCTAAAGTTGGCGACTTCGGCCTTTCAAAATCCGGCCTTCCCGATCTGGAAAACTTCACCATGGATGTAAAGGGTAGTTTTGGTTATCTTGATCCAGAATACCTTACAACCCTACAGTTGACAGATAAATCTGACGTATACTCCTTTGGAGTTGTACTTCTTGAAGTTCTTTGTGCTAGACCGGCTATCATACAGTCATCTCAGCTGGATGAGGTGAACTTAGCAGAATGGGGGATGCTGTGGCAAAAGAGAGGCCAACTTGAGAAGATTATTGATCCTGTGCTTGTTGGTAACATTAAGCCAAGTTCATTGAGAATATTTGGTGATACTGCAAAAAAGTGTTTGAAGCAATCTAGAATTGAGAGGCCGACTATGCAGGATGTGTTATATGACCTAAGTTATGCATTGCGGCTTCAAGAAATTGGGATGCCTAGAGAGCCATTTGAGGACAGCACAACGACTACCATAACTTCATTGGAGTTGCAGTTTCCAGTTGTGTTGAACTTTCCTGTtcatgaagatgatgatgcaCCCATTGTTGGGGATGATAGTTCTGATATAGAGGTTAGTGAAGTCTAA